The following proteins are co-located in the Candidatus Bathyarchaeota archaeon genome:
- a CDS encoding ATP-binding cassette domain-containing protein, translated as MAVIKAKGLTYTYPNATKPAIQEISLKIEKGEFVILTGPSGCGKTTLCRCLNGLIPHFYQGDLKGEIQVVGLDVADTPIHKLASHVGLVFQNPENQLFALSVEKDVAFGLENLGVPREKMRKQVDWALETAGIYDLRERAPHELSGGQQQRVTIASIIAMHPEIMVLDEPTSFLDPLGAQKIFKVIDELNKSLGMTVILVEHRLDLAARYANHVIVMDKGEIVLDGDPRTVLNSQKARLLGVGIPKATRLYQILKEENGLSTEKVPVTADEIAVLLREVLKT; from the coding sequence TTGGCAGTCATCAAAGCTAAGGGCTTAACGTACACTTATCCGAACGCCACAAAACCTGCTATTCAAGAAATCTCCCTGAAAATAGAAAAAGGCGAGTTCGTCATCTTAACAGGCCCAAGCGGATGTGGAAAAACCACTCTATGCCGATGCCTTAACGGTTTGATTCCACACTTCTACCAAGGAGATCTAAAAGGCGAAATTCAAGTCGTCGGCCTAGACGTAGCAGACACTCCAATTCACAAACTTGCCTCTCACGTTGGACTTGTATTTCAGAATCCAGAAAATCAATTGTTCGCTTTATCTGTTGAAAAAGACGTTGCGTTCGGGCTAGAAAACCTTGGCGTCCCAAGAGAAAAAATGCGCAAACAGGTGGATTGGGCCCTGGAGACTGCTGGCATCTATGACCTGCGAGAAAGAGCACCACACGAGCTTTCTGGAGGACAACAGCAACGAGTAACCATTGCAAGCATCATAGCAATGCACCCAGAAATTATGGTGCTGGACGAACCAACCTCCTTTCTAGACCCTCTTGGCGCCCAAAAAATCTTCAAAGTCATAGATGAACTAAACAAGTCTTTAGGTATGACGGTAATCTTGGTTGAGCACCGATTAGATTTGGCGGCAAGATACGCCAACCACGTTATTGTAATGGATAAAGGAGAAATTGTCTTAGACGGCGACCCCAGAACGGTTTTAAACTCTCAAAAAGCTCGTTTACTAGGGGTTGGAATACCGAAAGCAACAAGACTATATCAAATTCTTAAAGAAGAAAACGGACTGAGCACAGAAAAAGTGCCCGTGACAGCAGACGAAATCGCAGTGCTCTTGCGGGAGGTTTTGAAAACGTGA
- a CDS encoding ABC transporter ATP-binding protein has product MIEVEDIHFTYPIGIEALKGVSLTIKDGEFIAIMGQNGAGKTTLIKHFNGLLKPTKGEVLVDGVNTKNTSVAKLARNVGFVFQNPDNQLFCETVEEEVAFALKNFGFKETTWKKRVTWALNLLGLTEYRKTSPFMLSGGERKRVALASVLAWNPKVVVMDEPTIGQDYQQKEILRQFIIQLNTQGKTVVVVTHDVEFVAECNPRVILMSEGKIVADGVGNKVLTDVDRLTQASIVPPQITQIFMQLADFGLPVDIIDIYEAREILLKRLGKK; this is encoded by the coding sequence GTGATAGAAGTCGAAGATATTCACTTCACTTATCCAATAGGCATCGAAGCGCTAAAAGGCGTCTCTCTAACAATCAAAGACGGCGAATTCATAGCCATAATGGGTCAAAACGGCGCTGGAAAAACAACATTAATAAAACATTTTAATGGGCTGCTGAAACCGACAAAGGGAGAAGTCTTAGTTGACGGTGTAAACACAAAAAACACAAGTGTAGCTAAGCTCGCTAGAAACGTGGGATTCGTCTTTCAAAATCCTGACAATCAACTTTTCTGCGAAACGGTGGAGGAAGAAGTTGCTTTCGCCCTCAAAAATTTTGGCTTCAAAGAAACTACATGGAAAAAGAGAGTAACGTGGGCTCTAAACCTGCTAGGGCTAACAGAATATCGGAAAACTTCGCCTTTCATGCTAAGCGGAGGTGAAAGAAAACGCGTTGCTTTAGCGTCGGTACTTGCGTGGAACCCGAAAGTTGTGGTAATGGATGAACCTACAATAGGACAAGACTACCAGCAGAAAGAAATACTTCGCCAATTCATAATCCAATTGAACACCCAAGGAAAAACCGTTGTAGTAGTTACTCATGATGTAGAGTTTGTGGCAGAATGTAACCCCCGTGTTATACTAATGTCTGAAGGAAAAATTGTCGCAGACGGTGTCGGGAACAAAGTACTCACAGATGTTGACCGTTTAACTCAAGCTTCCATAGTGCCACCGCAAATAACTCAAATTTTTATGCAATTAGCAGATTTTGGACTACCAGTTGACATAATTGACATTTACGAGGCACGAGAAATTTTACTTAAACGGTTGGGTAAAAAATGA
- a CDS encoding energy-coupling factor transporter transmembrane protein EcfT has translation MSVFDGLRFRRVSSPIHMLDPRIKFLYVCSIFVVAIIFWELLPLIILFLMQIPFVLLARVQKEWVRSLRGAAFLAAIIFSTNLIFRFIYANYTLMVHDVEYASAMMLRFVVLIESFSIFFLTTSPDHLGLALEQSRVPYEFCFAFTTAVRFVPVLADEAQTIMDAQKSRGLELEKGNFLKRVRNYIPILIPLIISAIRRSLELAEAMESRAWGAIDKRTNLYILKIRKADYLLILISIFILIAGVYIKLYVFVPSFSDFLGL, from the coding sequence ATGAGCGTTTTTGATGGCTTAAGGTTTAGAAGAGTTTCGTCACCCATCCACATGCTGGATCCGCGAATCAAGTTTCTCTATGTTTGCTCAATTTTCGTAGTTGCCATAATTTTCTGGGAGTTGCTCCCACTGATCATCTTGTTTCTGATGCAGATTCCATTTGTTCTTTTGGCACGTGTTCAGAAAGAATGGGTACGGTCTCTCAGAGGAGCAGCATTTCTAGCTGCGATTATTTTCAGTACAAACCTCATTTTCAGATTTATATATGCAAACTACACGTTAATGGTTCACGATGTTGAATATGCTTCAGCGATGATGTTGCGCTTCGTGGTGCTTATCGAGTCTTTCTCAATATTCTTTTTAACTACCTCACCAGACCATTTGGGCTTGGCTTTAGAACAAAGCCGCGTTCCATACGAGTTCTGTTTCGCTTTCACCACCGCTGTACGGTTCGTTCCGGTCTTAGCTGATGAGGCCCAAACGATTATGGATGCTCAGAAGTCGAGGGGACTAGAGCTTGAGAAGGGCAATTTTTTGAAGAGAGTACGAAACTACATTCCAATTCTCATCCCTCTAATCATCAGCGCCATCCGTAGAAGTCTCGAGCTTGCAGAAGCTATGGAATCAAGGGCTTGGGGTGCCATTGATAAACGTACTAACCTGTACATTTTGAAAATAAGGAAAGCTGACTATTTGCTAATTCTAATTTCCATTTTTATACTGATTGCCGGTGTTTACATAAAGCTTTACGTGTTTGTACCATCATTTTCCGACTTCTTAGGGCTGTAA
- the hxlB gene encoding 6-phospho-3-hexuloisomerase, which yields MLEAAAKEILVGAQKAIAALDSDQVETMLKMIIKSQDKRIFIVGMGRSGFVGRSFALRLMNLGFNVYFLGETITPAAGKNDLVIAISGTGMTKMVLIASTAAKDVGAKVIAVTTYDKSSLGDIADHVVVLTGRTKMGWPREENYLSRQILGEREPLSPLGSIFENNCMIFLDSFIVELMYRLNKTEEELRQKHATIE from the coding sequence ATGCTTGAAGCCGCAGCCAAGGAAATCCTCGTCGGCGCACAAAAAGCCATAGCAGCACTGGATTCTGACCAAGTAGAAACGATGCTAAAGATGATAATCAAATCCCAAGACAAGAGAATCTTCATTGTAGGCATGGGCAGGAGCGGGTTTGTCGGCCGTTCCTTCGCGTTGCGCTTGATGAATCTAGGGTTTAATGTGTATTTCTTAGGCGAGACTATAACACCAGCAGCAGGAAAAAACGATTTAGTCATCGCCATCTCGGGAACTGGCATGACGAAGATGGTGTTAATCGCAAGTACGGCTGCAAAGGATGTTGGTGCAAAGGTCATCGCTGTTACTACTTATGACAAGTCTTCTCTAGGAGACATCGCAGACCACGTGGTTGTTCTTACAGGTCGAACAAAGATGGGCTGGCCCAGAGAAGAGAATTATCTTTCAAGACAGATCTTGGGCGAACGTGAACCCCTAAGTCCTCTCGGCAGTATCTTCGAAAATAACTGCATGATATTCCTTGACAGCTTTATTGTAGAGCTTATGTACCGTTTAAATAAGACCGAGGAAGAATTAAGGCAAAAACATGCAACAATAGAATAG
- a CDS encoding PqqD family peptide modification chaperone, which translates to MKVTFEKIVKDELSGEVAKSYVIQITCFHRIQASTMFHKAAEYVRDTLHRLGLKDAKIEQFTSDGAKKYWTWTSPIGWEVKSAELHLVEPEKKLIVRYEDVPTCLHAYSKATPTQGITAELIDVGEGTKPKHYEGKDVRGKFVLATGRAKKVHEQAVYKYGAAGVITDTITHEMENVRESVDIPDAHAYQSIWPTKEELDKVSFGFSLSKRQGNHLRALLKGDKSIMLKAKVDAKLFPGNLDVVTATIQGNLKPNEEIFLVAHLCHPKPSANDNASGSGLLLEIARTIQRLIESGKIERPARTIRFLWVPETFGTIAFLYHHEDLASKLVAGINLDMVGQNQELCKSTLNLDKTPDSNPSYLNDYVFSLLERSVEEFDPKTAFGSASTFRYSINAFSGGSDHAEFNDSTFAVPCIMLLQWPDLYYHSSMDSIDKVSENSLKRVGWIATVAALTLANATVGDAIFMANLTRWGAMARLREAAEEAVTTLFQKKNSFDSAELAEELAKTAFNFKNKVEHIVWREKEAINSVKRLGGSPELENIIAKYTEDVERYSQLEIERFKETLAHATKIAKITLPTQLKESEAAREAKSLTPKRLFKGPLNVDALKKALGEKEYEWYEEIGKKDKGFRKKTYEILNFMDGKRTVYKITRAVSAEYGETSAEHVLKFIRDLEKANFVSLADS; encoded by the coding sequence ATGAAAGTAACGTTTGAAAAGATAGTGAAAGATGAACTTTCCGGAGAAGTTGCCAAGTCTTACGTCATCCAAATCACCTGTTTCCACCGAATTCAAGCATCCACAATGTTCCACAAAGCCGCCGAATACGTCAGAGACACACTGCACAGACTCGGTCTCAAAGATGCCAAAATCGAACAATTCACCTCAGATGGCGCCAAAAAATATTGGACATGGACTTCTCCAATTGGATGGGAAGTCAAAAGCGCCGAACTACACTTGGTTGAACCTGAAAAGAAACTCATTGTCAGATACGAAGATGTGCCTACATGTCTCCACGCTTACAGCAAAGCCACACCAACTCAAGGCATAACAGCCGAGCTAATTGATGTAGGCGAAGGAACCAAACCAAAACATTATGAGGGAAAGGACGTAAGAGGCAAATTCGTTTTGGCAACTGGTAGAGCAAAAAAGGTTCATGAACAAGCAGTCTACAAGTATGGCGCCGCCGGGGTCATAACTGACACCATAACGCATGAGATGGAAAACGTTCGGGAAAGCGTTGACATACCTGACGCCCACGCCTACCAATCCATCTGGCCTACAAAAGAAGAATTAGACAAGGTAAGTTTCGGTTTTTCCCTCAGCAAGCGACAAGGAAACCACTTGCGAGCGTTACTCAAAGGCGACAAATCTATAATGCTGAAAGCTAAAGTCGACGCGAAACTATTCCCCGGCAACTTAGATGTCGTAACAGCTACAATACAAGGCAACTTAAAGCCAAACGAAGAAATCTTTCTAGTTGCACACCTCTGTCATCCAAAACCAAGCGCAAACGACAACGCCTCTGGCAGCGGCTTACTTCTAGAAATCGCCCGTACCATACAGAGGCTTATAGAGTCTGGCAAAATCGAGAGGCCAGCAAGAACCATACGCTTTCTTTGGGTACCGGAAACTTTCGGTACAATCGCGTTTCTATATCACCATGAAGATTTAGCGTCCAAGTTAGTAGCTGGTATAAATCTTGACATGGTAGGTCAAAATCAAGAGCTCTGCAAGTCTACTCTAAACCTAGACAAAACTCCAGATTCTAATCCATCGTATCTTAACGACTACGTTTTCAGCCTCCTTGAACGCTCTGTAGAGGAGTTTGACCCGAAAACAGCATTTGGCTCAGCATCCACATTCCGATACTCCATCAACGCCTTCAGCGGTGGAAGCGACCATGCAGAATTCAACGACTCCACCTTTGCTGTTCCATGCATTATGCTGCTTCAGTGGCCAGACCTTTACTACCATTCAAGCATGGATTCAATTGACAAAGTTAGTGAAAACAGCTTAAAACGTGTCGGCTGGATAGCTACGGTTGCAGCCCTAACCCTTGCCAACGCCACTGTTGGAGATGCAATTTTCATGGCAAACCTAACGAGGTGGGGAGCGATGGCTAGACTGCGGGAAGCAGCCGAAGAAGCTGTTACAACTTTGTTCCAGAAGAAGAACAGCTTTGACTCTGCCGAGTTGGCAGAAGAACTTGCCAAAACAGCATTCAACTTCAAGAATAAAGTGGAGCATATAGTTTGGCGGGAAAAAGAGGCAATAAACTCGGTGAAAAGGCTAGGAGGTAGCCCAGAGTTAGAAAACATCATCGCGAAATACACGGAAGACGTAGAGCGTTATAGCCAACTTGAAATTGAACGATTCAAAGAAACCCTAGCCCATGCCACGAAAATAGCAAAAATCACTCTTCCTACTCAGCTGAAAGAAAGCGAAGCAGCAAGAGAAGCAAAAAGTTTAACTCCAAAACGATTGTTCAAAGGCCCCCTCAATGTAGACGCTTTGAAGAAAGCGTTGGGCGAGAAAGAGTACGAATGGTATGAGGAGATTGGAAAGAAAGACAAAGGCTTCAGAAAGAAAACGTATGAAATCTTAAATTTTATGGACGGAAAACGTACAGTGTACAAGATTACAAGGGCAGTTTCAGCGGAGTACGGTGAAACAAGTGCAGAACACGTGTTGAAATTTATACGTGATCTTGAAAAGGCAAATTTTGTTTCCTTGGCTGATAGCTAA
- a CDS encoding TldD/PmbA family protein has protein sequence MSEVLAKTEAIIKKGKTLGADEVLAKTTFGLYRQTRFSNNQIDITVAWNDYVTDVALAWNKRLVATQIRNFQNTDKTIEQLFKLAKVSKENPTYGGIAKGTFKYPKATADKKLRELENPSGYVFEAIEAAEKEAGEVDAGGILYTKYEDVYLVSSEGPTGQDARSAIELSIRAFSQRDASGHGVECCSSLKDFNPSRAGEKAGEIAKLARNPKQGEDGKYDVIFDPLFFGSMLGTWGGMASAYSVMIQLSIFVKKLGQKVASDIVTLRDKPAEYSVSNCVFDDEGFPVQENIFIDKGVLKTYLHNTSTAKIFKTKTTGNAGLVQPAAWNIEMDPGDMSKDELFSQVKRGLYLTNTWYTRFQNYATGDFSTIPRDGIFLIENGEIKQSLKDLRLSDNALRLLSQITGISKERQHVHWWLEAEPPSLAPYVLAKDIQLTRPK, from the coding sequence ATGAGTGAAGTCTTAGCGAAAACAGAAGCCATAATAAAGAAAGGTAAAACTCTAGGCGCAGATGAAGTTCTCGCCAAAACAACCTTTGGACTGTACAGACAAACACGGTTCAGCAACAACCAAATAGACATCACAGTGGCGTGGAACGACTATGTAACAGACGTTGCACTAGCATGGAACAAACGATTAGTCGCGACCCAAATACGAAACTTCCAAAACACAGACAAAACCATAGAACAACTATTCAAGCTAGCTAAGGTGTCAAAGGAAAACCCAACGTACGGCGGAATAGCCAAAGGTACATTCAAATACCCAAAGGCAACGGCAGACAAGAAGCTCCGAGAACTGGAAAACCCCTCTGGATACGTCTTCGAGGCTATAGAAGCCGCAGAAAAAGAAGCCGGAGAAGTCGACGCAGGAGGCATCCTCTACACGAAGTATGAAGACGTTTACCTTGTCTCTTCTGAAGGTCCGACTGGGCAAGATGCAAGGTCGGCAATCGAGTTGTCAATCAGAGCTTTCTCGCAGAGAGACGCCTCAGGACACGGCGTAGAGTGCTGTTCGTCACTAAAGGATTTCAACCCTTCTAGAGCTGGAGAAAAAGCTGGCGAAATCGCGAAGTTAGCTAGGAATCCAAAGCAAGGCGAGGATGGCAAGTATGACGTTATCTTTGACCCACTGTTCTTTGGTTCAATGTTGGGCACATGGGGTGGAATGGCATCTGCGTATAGCGTTATGATTCAGTTGTCGATATTTGTGAAAAAACTCGGCCAGAAAGTTGCGTCTGACATAGTCACACTACGGGATAAACCTGCAGAGTACTCAGTAAGTAACTGTGTCTTTGATGATGAAGGTTTTCCTGTTCAGGAGAACATATTCATAGATAAAGGCGTGCTTAAGACATACCTTCACAACACGTCAACTGCAAAAATCTTCAAGACTAAAACAACGGGCAACGCTGGATTGGTGCAGCCGGCAGCGTGGAACATTGAAATGGATCCAGGAGATATGAGCAAAGATGAGCTTTTCAGCCAAGTAAAACGTGGCTTGTACCTCACTAACACGTGGTACACCCGATTCCAAAACTACGCAACTGGAGACTTTTCCACAATCCCGCGAGACGGCATATTCCTAATAGAAAACGGTGAAATTAAGCAGTCATTGAAAGACTTGCGGCTAAGCGACAACGCCCTTAGACTACTAAGCCAAATCACAGGGATATCAAAGGAAAGGCAGCATGTACATTGGTGGCTTGAAGCTGAACCCCCATCACTAGCGCCATACGTTCTGGCAAAAGACATACAATTAACAAGGCCAAAGTAA
- a CDS encoding TldD/PmbA family protein: MDKDIVDYALDYARSKKVEYAEARAHSTKHEELVIKNGALDAFVSTIDSGFCVRILANGGLGFASTNKWTKDEAKTVVETAYRFATMARRKDKITFADEKGVKTKWSVEQKEKIEDIPPEKKIDELMEVDKTLASQKIKIPGRMMACSINLIEKYFVNSEGSAISSFVPQIAAFAFITVVENGKPEQAYKQFGRSGGWESFGEWKMAEALLYEAKVLQKLIKEGKAVKSGKMDLVCGREVTGIASHESCGHPIEADRILGREMSQAGRSFIYLGGPYWIGTRIGNDIVTIVDDPTVTNSYGYYEYDDEGIKARRRYLYKDGIINEFLQNRETAAKLGTRSNGSSRANSYSREAIVRMANTFLLPGDWTEEEIIEDVKHGIYMKSFTEWNIDDRRFNQRYVGREAYLIENGELKHPVARPVIETSTKTWWSSVDAISKKVEFEAATCGKGDPAQGIPVYTGGSVIRLGEVYVK; this comes from the coding sequence TTGGATAAGGACATAGTGGACTATGCATTGGATTATGCCCGAAGCAAGAAAGTCGAGTACGCAGAAGCAAGAGCCCACAGCACAAAACACGAAGAACTGGTGATTAAAAACGGTGCTCTAGACGCTTTTGTCTCAACTATCGACAGCGGGTTCTGTGTAAGAATACTTGCCAACGGCGGACTTGGTTTTGCGTCAACTAACAAATGGACAAAAGATGAAGCAAAAACAGTCGTGGAGACGGCGTACAGGTTTGCCACGATGGCAAGGCGCAAAGACAAGATTACCTTTGCAGACGAAAAAGGCGTCAAAACGAAATGGAGCGTTGAACAGAAAGAAAAGATTGAAGATATTCCGCCGGAAAAGAAGATAGACGAGTTGATGGAAGTCGACAAAACCCTTGCGTCTCAAAAAATTAAAATTCCTGGAAGAATGATGGCTTGCTCAATAAACCTCATAGAAAAATACTTTGTGAACTCTGAAGGTTCAGCAATTTCGTCCTTCGTGCCACAAATAGCAGCCTTCGCCTTCATAACCGTAGTTGAAAATGGCAAGCCAGAACAAGCTTACAAGCAATTTGGACGCAGCGGAGGATGGGAATCTTTCGGCGAGTGGAAGATGGCTGAGGCACTGCTCTATGAAGCGAAGGTGCTGCAAAAGTTAATCAAAGAAGGAAAAGCTGTCAAATCTGGAAAGATGGATTTAGTTTGCGGAAGAGAAGTTACAGGCATTGCCTCCCACGAGTCTTGTGGGCACCCAATTGAAGCAGATCGCATACTTGGACGAGAAATGAGCCAGGCAGGGCGTTCCTTCATATATCTTGGAGGTCCATACTGGATAGGGACTAGAATTGGCAACGATATAGTGACCATAGTAGATGACCCAACTGTGACAAACAGTTATGGTTATTATGAGTATGATGACGAAGGAATCAAAGCAAGACGAAGATACCTGTATAAAGATGGCATAATAAACGAGTTCCTACAGAACAGAGAAACTGCAGCCAAACTTGGCACGAGAAGTAACGGTTCTTCTAGGGCAAATAGTTATTCTAGAGAAGCCATTGTGCGAATGGCGAACACCTTCTTGCTGCCTGGCGACTGGACAGAAGAAGAAATTATCGAAGATGTAAAACATGGAATCTACATGAAATCCTTCACAGAATGGAACATAGACGATAGACGTTTCAATCAACGCTATGTAGGCAGAGAGGCTTACCTAATAGAAAACGGAGAACTGAAACATCCGGTTGCAAGACCTGTTATCGAAACCTCTACCAAGACTTGGTGGAGCAGTGTTGACGCTATATCTAAAAAAGTTGAATTTGAAGCGGCAACATGTGGTAAAGGCGACCCGGCGCAGGGAATTCCTGTCTATACAGGCGGTTCAGTTATTCGTTTAGGAGAGGTGTACGTAAAATGA
- a CDS encoding 2-oxoacid:acceptor oxidoreductase subunit alpha, whose product MAKQLSPGMHFMQGNKALAEAAIIAGCRFFAGYPITPASEIAEHMAKRLPQVDGIMIQMEDEIASMAALIGASWTGAKVMTATSGPGFSLMQENIGYAFMTETPCVIADIQRAGPSTGQATKCGQGDVMQARWGTHGDYASIVLSPNSVQEMFDLTVRAFNLAEKYRAPVILLGDEIVAHMREQMFVPPLEEIEIIDRRKPKPGDESFFGGEEVPPMPSVGEGHDVAVTGSTHDEFGMRFTADPEVHRRLVTRLVGKIRNNAESLTDFEAFNMDSCEVGIVTFGSTSRAVYKAVEMATESGIKAGFIRLKTIWPFPEKPIQMMAQKAETIIVPEMNLQQIFFEVQRVVCGAAEVVSVNKIGGGEMLTPEELFYEIKRSVEKQ is encoded by the coding sequence ATGGCTAAACAACTCTCTCCAGGCATGCATTTCATGCAAGGAAACAAAGCCTTAGCCGAAGCTGCAATCATTGCTGGATGCAGATTTTTTGCTGGCTACCCGATTACTCCCGCCAGTGAAATCGCTGAGCACATGGCAAAACGTCTTCCACAAGTTGATGGAATCATGATTCAAATGGAAGATGAAATAGCTTCGATGGCGGCTTTGATTGGAGCAAGCTGGACAGGCGCCAAGGTGATGACCGCAACTTCTGGTCCTGGCTTCAGCCTCATGCAAGAAAACATTGGATATGCTTTCATGACTGAAACTCCATGCGTTATAGCTGATATCCAAAGAGCCGGACCAAGCACGGGACAGGCTACGAAGTGTGGTCAGGGCGATGTTATGCAGGCTCGCTGGGGCACCCATGGGGATTATGCATCAATAGTGTTATCTCCGAATTCGGTGCAGGAAATGTTTGACCTAACCGTTCGTGCTTTTAATCTGGCTGAGAAATATCGCGCACCCGTTATTTTACTTGGTGACGAAATTGTAGCTCACATGAGAGAGCAAATGTTTGTACCACCTCTAGAAGAAATAGAGATCATTGACAGACGGAAGCCGAAACCTGGAGACGAGTCATTCTTTGGTGGTGAGGAGGTGCCACCTATGCCGTCCGTAGGTGAAGGCCACGACGTTGCTGTGACGGGTTCAACTCACGACGAGTTTGGAATGCGTTTCACAGCCGACCCGGAAGTTCACCGCCGTCTTGTAACGCGGCTTGTCGGAAAAATCAGGAATAATGCTGAATCATTAACGGATTTCGAAGCCTTTAATATGGATAGCTGCGAGGTTGGCATTGTCACTTTTGGAAGTACTTCTCGTGCAGTTTATAAGGCAGTAGAAATGGCCACAGAGAGCGGGATTAAAGCTGGTTTTATTAGGTTGAAGACGATTTGGCCTTTTCCTGAAAAACCCATCCAAATGATGGCGCAGAAAGCTGAGACAATTATTGTACCTGAGATGAACTTGCAGCAGATTTTCTTTGAGGTGCAGAGAGTTGTTTGTGGTGCTGCAGAAGTTGTTTCTGTTAACAAGATTGGTGGCGGAGAAATGTTGACGCCTGAGGAACTTTTTTATGAAATCAAAAGGAGCGTCGAGAAACAATGA
- a CDS encoding 2-oxoacid:ferredoxin oxidoreductase subunit beta: protein MSEAFSSKNYLRDIRFPFCEGCGGTTVATCFLRAVHELGHRDLQGFVFCSGIGCSSWIPSPHFKADSIHTTHGRSIPVATGIKLMRPDLDVVVFGGDGDIVGIGLSHLIHAARRNLDITVIMVNNMIYGMTGGQVAATTPLKTKTTTTPYGGFERPLDAVHLVVSAGACYAARSTTAHVNQLKEVIKKALTTKGFSFVEAISQCPTAYGRRVGFKNAGEMLLWLKKQSITVEEAEKLTEKELEEKIVVGEFASRRHPSLTENIRAMSKEAKRR from the coding sequence ATGAGCGAAGCTTTTTCCAGCAAAAATTATCTTCGAGATATACGATTCCCCTTCTGTGAAGGATGCGGCGGCACCACCGTGGCTACTTGCTTTCTCAGGGCTGTTCACGAGCTTGGTCACCGAGATCTCCAAGGATTCGTCTTCTGCAGCGGCATCGGCTGTTCTTCGTGGATTCCATCACCACACTTTAAGGCAGATTCTATCCATACTACACATGGGCGAAGCATTCCAGTCGCGACCGGCATCAAGCTTATGCGACCTGACTTGGATGTGGTTGTTTTTGGCGGCGACGGTGACATTGTCGGAATAGGGCTAAGCCATTTGATCCACGCGGCGAGAAGAAACCTTGACATTACCGTGATTATGGTGAACAACATGATTTATGGCATGACTGGTGGGCAAGTGGCTGCAACAACTCCTTTGAAGACGAAAACCACTACTACTCCTTACGGCGGCTTTGAACGCCCCTTAGACGCCGTTCACCTCGTCGTCTCTGCGGGAGCATGTTATGCTGCAAGGTCGACCACAGCGCACGTAAATCAGCTAAAAGAAGTCATTAAGAAGGCGTTGACTACGAAAGGTTTCAGCTTCGTTGAAGCAATAAGTCAGTGCCCAACGGCTTATGGTCGCCGCGTTGGTTTCAAGAACGCTGGAGAGATGCTTCTTTGGTTAAAGAAGCAAAGCATAACGGTTGAGGAGGCAGAGAAGCTGACTGAAAAGGAACTAGAAGAGAAGATAGTTGTCGGCGAATTCGCTTCCAGAAGGCATCCATCTTTAACTGAAAACATCCGAGCAATGTCAAAGGAGGCAAAGAGGCGATGA
- a CDS encoding 2-oxoacid:acceptor oxidoreductase family protein — MTSVEVRICGLGGQGVVLAGQILGRAAVYDGKNVVQTQSYGAEARGSAAKSEVIISDQKIGYPMVRKCDILVAMSQSAINAHIKDLKENATLLVDKDLVKQIPEIKAKVYNLPTTKVAETQLRSKMYANVVMLGALTEITKIVSKEAMKKAITTSVRADTIKTNLCAFEEGINL, encoded by the coding sequence ATGACTAGTGTTGAAGTGCGAATCTGCGGACTTGGAGGACAAGGAGTCGTCCTTGCAGGCCAAATACTTGGGCGTGCTGCAGTCTACGACGGAAAAAACGTGGTGCAAACCCAGAGCTACGGAGCAGAAGCCAGAGGAAGCGCCGCAAAAAGCGAAGTAATAATCTCAGACCAGAAAATAGGCTATCCGATGGTGAGAAAATGTGACATCCTCGTGGCAATGAGCCAGAGCGCCATAAATGCACACATTAAAGACTTGAAAGAAAACGCCACCTTGCTAGTCGATAAAGATTTAGTGAAGCAAATCCCAGAAATCAAAGCCAAAGTCTACAACCTGCCAACAACCAAAGTTGCTGAAACACAATTAAGATCTAAGATGTACGCAAATGTCGTAATGCTCGGCGCATTAACAGAAATCACTAAAATCGTAAGTAAAGAAGCTATGAAAAAAGCCATCACAACCAGCGTCAGAGCAGACACTATAAAAACAAATCTATGCGCCTTCGAAGAAGGCATCAACCTATAA